In the genome of Bryobacteraceae bacterium, one region contains:
- a CDS encoding S8 family serine peptidase codes for MKIPALITTGLLVGASIAVAQTGTNARAGSDPGALPPTAADELDVIVKYRGGKKTKDRKDRDHKVKKRLEIIGAEAVTIKKNDYKKWAKDEDVEFVELDRIVEPSMDSAENATGISTYTNSGWDGRGVGVAVLDSGVVASVDLATPDCSANRVVYNEDMTGVDNGVWDLFGHGTHIAGLIAGNGWSSRGGTANCSVISYGRNGAWSSYRAWTTDLGTRGILRGSAPGSNIVNLQVLDRYGVGRDSWVIAGIERAIALKSRYNIRVINLSLGRPVFTSYENDPLCQAVEAAWKAGIAVVVAAGNGGRNDSFGNKGYATVTAPGNSPYAITVGAMKSYDTPGRSDDEIASYSSKGPTAIDQVVKPDIVAPGNRLVATPGYYSPLFSNNPSTVVNSWSYVNVPNGYSGMNDRYQRLNGTSMAAAVVSGVVAAMIQRDSSLTPDQVKFRLMKTATKAFPSYSQAYDPSTRKTYTSFYDLFTVGAGYLDAAAALASNEKIYGTAYSPAAYWDASSNSVKLRLNAVSTNVVWGTSGIGSTNVVWGTNVVWGTNVIWGANVIWGTNVVWGTSFSSSFNVIWGTTSPWSASTSSGAGAMSVLISGE; via the coding sequence ATGAAGATACCCGCTCTCATCACTACCGGTCTCCTCGTTGGAGCATCGATCGCGGTAGCCCAAACTGGGACGAACGCCCGGGCCGGCTCTGACCCAGGTGCACTACCTCCCACCGCCGCGGACGAACTCGATGTGATCGTCAAGTACAGGGGCGGCAAGAAGACCAAAGATCGCAAAGACCGCGACCACAAGGTCAAGAAGCGCCTGGAGATCATCGGGGCCGAGGCGGTCACCATCAAGAAGAACGACTACAAGAAGTGGGCCAAGGACGAGGATGTAGAGTTTGTAGAGCTGGACCGAATCGTCGAACCATCCATGGATTCGGCGGAGAACGCGACGGGGATCTCCACCTATACGAACAGCGGATGGGACGGCCGGGGCGTCGGCGTAGCCGTGCTGGATAGCGGCGTGGTGGCTTCGGTGGACTTGGCCACGCCGGATTGCTCGGCCAACCGCGTGGTCTACAACGAAGACATGACGGGCGTCGACAACGGGGTTTGGGATCTGTTCGGTCATGGCACGCACATCGCCGGGCTGATCGCGGGCAACGGCTGGTCGTCGCGTGGCGGAACCGCCAACTGCTCTGTGATCTCCTATGGCCGGAACGGCGCGTGGAGCAGCTATAGAGCCTGGACCACGGACCTCGGCACGCGGGGAATTCTGCGCGGTTCGGCGCCGGGGTCGAACATCGTCAACCTCCAGGTGCTCGACCGGTACGGCGTGGGGCGCGACAGTTGGGTGATCGCCGGGATTGAACGCGCGATCGCGCTGAAGTCGCGCTACAACATCCGCGTGATCAATCTCTCCCTCGGCCGGCCCGTATTCACGAGCTACGAGAACGATCCGCTGTGCCAGGCCGTTGAGGCGGCGTGGAAAGCGGGAATCGCGGTCGTGGTGGCGGCGGGCAACGGCGGGCGCAACGACAGCTTCGGCAACAAGGGATATGCGACGGTGACGGCGCCTGGAAACAGCCCTTACGCAATTACCGTCGGTGCAATGAAGTCGTACGACACGCCGGGGCGCAGCGACGACGAGATCGCGTCTTACTCCTCAAAGGGCCCGACGGCGATCGATCAAGTCGTGAAGCCTGACATCGTCGCGCCGGGCAACCGGCTGGTGGCGACACCGGGGTACTACTCGCCGCTTTTTTCCAACAATCCGTCGACTGTGGTGAACTCCTGGAGCTACGTCAACGTGCCCAACGGCTATTCGGGCATGAACGATCGCTACCAGCGTTTGAACGGCACCAGCATGGCCGCCGCGGTGGTCTCGGGCGTCGTCGCGGCGATGATTCAACGGGACTCGTCGCTGACGCCGGACCAGGTGAAGTTCCGCCTGATGAAAACGGCGACCAAGGCATTCCCGTCGTACTCGCAGGCCTACGATCCCTCAACGCGCAAGACCTACACGAGCTTCTACGATCTGTTCACCGTGGGCGCGGGTTATCTCGACGCGGCGGCGGCGCTTGCTTCCAACGAGAAGATCTACGGGACCGCCTATTCGCCAGCCGCCTATTGGGATGCGTCCAGCAACTCCGTGAAACTGCGGCTGAACGCGGTCTCGACCAACGTCGTTTGGGGTACCTCCGGCATCGGGTCCACGAACGTCGTGTGGGGTACGAATGTGGTTTGGGGAACGAACGTGATCTGGGGCGCCAACGTCATCTGGGGTACGAATGTCGTCTGGGGCACTTCGTTTTCGTCGAGCTTCAACGTGATTTGGGGAACCACGTCGCCGTGGAGCGCCAGTACGTCGAGCGGAGCGGGTGCGATGTCGGTGCTGATTTCGGGTGAGTAG
- a CDS encoding WD40 repeat domain-containing protein, with amino-acid sequence MRILMALAAGALLHGEAGDRVIQSESEVTAISFTGDSLAAMCRDKKIRVWNLNDVALSKTWTRGAEDADAMFAGARGQFAVIGKDGRIRLRSLKDGAVLKQVPGSLPRASRVSAVDGGILAAAGRPYDGSSENLIRVWNAEGREQYKLPAGLGGVSAMAFSPDGKTLVAAAYDTDVRVWSVANGELRRVIDEMTVSMFELAFSPDGKYLAAAGVDRTVYLWDAATWKLVRKITGQPEMISALEFSPDSRLIVTGGMNEMAFNAPVKVMLWEASTGKPVRTMEAEHRVGAARFSPDGRFVAVADMDKTISVWSVPRR; translated from the coding sequence ATGCGCATCCTGATGGCACTGGCGGCTGGCGCGCTGCTCCACGGTGAGGCGGGCGATCGCGTGATTCAATCGGAATCCGAAGTCACCGCGATTTCGTTCACCGGGGATTCGTTGGCGGCGATGTGCCGCGACAAGAAGATCCGAGTCTGGAACCTGAATGACGTTGCGCTGTCGAAAACCTGGACCCGCGGCGCGGAAGACGCCGACGCGATGTTTGCGGGAGCGCGCGGCCAGTTCGCCGTCATCGGCAAGGATGGACGCATCCGGCTCCGCAGTCTCAAGGACGGCGCAGTGCTGAAGCAGGTGCCCGGCTCTCTCCCCCGCGCCTCCCGCGTATCAGCGGTGGACGGTGGCATCCTCGCCGCTGCCGGCCGCCCCTATGACGGCAGCAGTGAAAACCTCATTCGTGTGTGGAACGCGGAAGGCCGCGAGCAATACAAACTCCCGGCGGGCTTGGGTGGCGTCTCCGCAATGGCGTTTTCGCCAGACGGCAAAACGCTGGTCGCCGCCGCCTACGATACCGATGTCCGGGTATGGAGCGTCGCCAACGGCGAGTTGCGGCGCGTCATCGACGAGATGACGGTCTCCATGTTCGAGCTTGCCTTCTCGCCGGACGGCAAGTACCTCGCCGCGGCCGGAGTCGACCGAACCGTCTATCTCTGGGACGCAGCTACCTGGAAGCTGGTCCGCAAGATCACCGGCCAGCCGGAAATGATCTCGGCTCTCGAGTTCTCTCCCGATAGCCGGCTCATCGTAACCGGCGGCATGAACGAGATGGCGTTCAACGCGCCGGTGAAGGTGATGCTGTGGGAAGCGTCGACGGGGAAACCGGTGCGCACCATGGAAGCCGAGCACCGCGTTGGCGCCGCGCGGTTTTCTCCCGACGGCCGGTTCGTGGCCGTTGCCGACATGGACAAGACGATCAGCGTCTGGTCAGTCCCGCGCCGGTGA
- a CDS encoding D-2-hydroxyacid dehydrogenase — translation MQPLKAFREAFLMAPKLKWVHSMSAGVENSLFPELIASPVPLTNARGVFSRSLAEFAILGALYFDKKVPDMRRQQVESRWVNMDVDELYGKTMGIVSYGSIGQACAKLAKAFGMTVWAQRRRPELCDGDPFVDRAFGTTGLREMMAGVDFVVVCSPLTPDTRGMVGRSEIDGMKPSAVFMNIGRGPVVEEKALVEALREHRIRGAALDVFEKEPLPEGHPFWSMDNVLLSPHSADHTPGWIDQSMEKFIENYARYRAGQDLLNPVDKQAGY, via the coding sequence ATGCAGCCGCTGAAGGCCTTTCGCGAGGCGTTCCTGATGGCGCCCAAGCTGAAGTGGGTGCATTCAATGTCGGCCGGCGTGGAAAACTCGCTATTTCCGGAGTTGATCGCGAGTCCAGTGCCGTTGACCAATGCCCGGGGTGTTTTCAGCCGCTCCCTGGCTGAGTTCGCCATTCTCGGCGCCTTGTACTTCGACAAAAAGGTTCCCGACATGAGACGGCAGCAGGTGGAGAGCCGCTGGGTAAACATGGACGTGGATGAGCTTTATGGCAAGACGATGGGCATCGTGAGCTATGGCTCTATCGGCCAGGCCTGCGCGAAGCTGGCCAAGGCATTCGGGATGACGGTGTGGGCGCAGCGGCGGCGGCCCGAGCTATGTGACGGCGATCCCTTTGTGGACCGGGCGTTCGGCACTACGGGGCTGCGCGAGATGATGGCCGGCGTGGATTTCGTGGTCGTATGCTCCCCGCTGACCCCGGATACGCGCGGCATGGTGGGCCGCAGCGAGATCGATGGCATGAAACCTTCGGCCGTGTTCATGAACATCGGGCGGGGCCCGGTGGTCGAGGAAAAAGCCCTTGTCGAGGCGCTGCGGGAACACCGGATTCGCGGAGCGGCGCTGGACGTGTTCGAGAAGGAGCCCTTGCCGGAAGGACATCCGTTCTGGTCGATGGACAATGTCCTGCTCTCGCCGCACAGCGCCGATCATACTCCGGGCTGGATCGACCAGTCGATGGAGAAGTTCATCGAGAACTACGCTCGCTACAGGGCCGGTCAGGATCTGCTCAACCCCGTGGATAAGCAGGCCGGCTACTGA
- a CDS encoding TA system VapC family ribonuclease toxin: protein MEGYRSVPRGRGALLKANDLVLLDTNVLVALAWPNHPFHSCAIEFMRERRTWATCAITQLGFVRISMNPALAKTQIHCRQALDLLTEMVKDRGHRYLDGGPQPATDAVGFEHVTGHRQITDAYLVRLAASHGAMLATFDGGLKGMPGAIVVT, encoded by the coding sequence ATTGAAGGATATCGAAGCGTTCCTCGAGGAAGAGGGGCACTTCTGAAGGCAAACGATCTGGTCCTGCTCGACACGAACGTCCTTGTGGCGCTGGCGTGGCCCAACCATCCCTTCCACTCATGCGCCATCGAGTTCATGCGCGAGAGGCGGACCTGGGCCACCTGCGCAATCACCCAGCTCGGATTCGTGCGAATCTCGATGAACCCTGCACTGGCAAAGACACAGATCCACTGCCGTCAGGCCCTGGACCTGCTGACCGAAATGGTAAAAGACCGGGGACATCGGTATCTGGACGGAGGCCCGCAACCGGCGACCGACGCGGTTGGCTTCGAGCACGTCACCGGCCACCGCCAGATTACCGATGCCTATCTCGTCCGCCTGGCAGCCAGCCATGGAGCGATGCTGGCCACGTTCGACGGCGGCCTAAAAGGCATGCCCGGAGCCATCGTCGTAACCTGA
- a CDS encoding dihydrodipicolinate synthase family protein, with the protein MQFQGILPAIVTPLDSRERFHEAAFAQLCDRFYKAGVDGLYVCGQTGEGPDLPPTERKRVAEAAVRHAPKGKTVVVHIGARGLRESVDLARHAQKTGAHAISSLPPGAKYSFAETRNYYRALAASVDIPVLIYYFPAIAPKLTNIDQMLELAALPNVIGLKFTDSDMFKLWALVRQGATVFMGSDEMLAAGILMGAHGGIGGTYNVMPKLFVDLHAHARAGRWKQARAVQDIVNPVIDAILRFPALAAIKQMLAWSGIAAGAPVAPRRILTEEETAAFAARLRSLTAAAKHLEIDIPA; encoded by the coding sequence ATGCAATTTCAGGGAATTCTTCCAGCCATCGTCACCCCGCTCGATTCCCGCGAGCGTTTCCACGAAGCGGCCTTCGCGCAGCTTTGCGACCGCTTCTACAAGGCCGGCGTTGACGGCCTCTATGTGTGCGGCCAGACCGGCGAGGGTCCTGACCTCCCGCCCACCGAACGGAAGCGCGTCGCCGAGGCAGCCGTACGCCACGCGCCCAAGGGCAAAACCGTAGTCGTCCACATCGGCGCGAGAGGGCTGCGCGAATCGGTCGATCTGGCTCGGCACGCGCAGAAAACCGGCGCCCACGCCATCAGCAGCCTTCCGCCAGGGGCCAAATACTCGTTCGCCGAAACCCGCAACTACTATCGCGCGTTGGCTGCCTCGGTCGACATCCCCGTTTTGATTTATTACTTCCCCGCCATCGCGCCGAAGCTCACGAATATTGACCAGATGCTCGAACTCGCGGCGCTCCCCAACGTCATCGGGCTGAAATTCACAGACTCGGACATGTTCAAGCTGTGGGCGCTCGTCCGCCAGGGCGCCACCGTCTTCATGGGGTCGGACGAAATGCTCGCCGCCGGCATCTTAATGGGCGCCCACGGAGGCATCGGCGGCACCTATAACGTGATGCCGAAGCTCTTCGTCGATCTTCACGCCCACGCCCGCGCCGGACGCTGGAAACAGGCTCGCGCGGTCCAGGACATCGTCAACCCGGTGATTGACGCCATCCTCCGCTTCCCCGCCCTCGCCGCGATCAAACAGATGCTCGCGTGGTCCGGCATCGCCGCGGGTGCTCCCGTCGCGCCCCGCCGCATTCTCACCGAGGAAGAAACCGCCGCCTTCGCCGCGCGCTTGCGCAGCCTAACCGCCGCCGCAAAGCACCTCGAGATCGACATTCCCGCCTGA
- a CDS encoding pyridoxal-phosphate dependent enzyme, giving the protein MSITIDDIRAAAGRIAPVARRTPVLTSRTFNTRLGCEVFFKCENFQRGGAFKIRGASNAVFSLDPERRARGVVAYSSGNHAQAVAIAAAHVGVPATIVMPDDAPKSKVDATRGYGSRVVLYDRMKEDRTAIGDRIALETGAAVVPPFDDPRVMAGQGTVALELLETVPDLDTLVVCIGGGGLISGCSVAARALQPSIRIFGVEPEDGNDTYLSRKAGERVSIAQPQTIADGLRSTMPGALTFPVVEREVAEILLVSDAEIREAMMFLLTRMKILAEPSGAVAAAAVMAGKVAGKGRVGVVISGGNVDLEVLCGGG; this is encoded by the coding sequence ATGTCTATCACGATCGACGATATCCGAGCCGCGGCCGGGAGGATTGCGCCTGTGGCGCGCCGGACGCCCGTGCTCACCTCGCGCACGTTCAACACGCGCTTGGGCTGCGAGGTGTTCTTCAAGTGCGAGAACTTCCAGCGCGGCGGTGCGTTCAAGATCCGGGGCGCGTCGAACGCGGTATTCTCGCTGGACCCTGAGCGGCGGGCGCGTGGTGTGGTCGCGTACTCGTCGGGCAACCATGCGCAGGCGGTGGCGATCGCGGCGGCGCATGTGGGTGTTCCGGCTACTATTGTGATGCCGGACGACGCGCCGAAATCGAAGGTCGATGCAACGCGGGGCTACGGCTCGCGCGTGGTTCTGTATGACCGGATGAAGGAAGACCGTACGGCCATCGGCGACCGGATCGCCCTCGAGACCGGTGCGGCGGTCGTGCCGCCGTTCGACGATCCGCGCGTGATGGCGGGGCAGGGAACGGTGGCTCTCGAGCTGCTTGAGACAGTTCCAGACCTCGACACCCTGGTGGTGTGCATCGGCGGCGGGGGACTGATCTCCGGCTGTTCCGTGGCGGCGCGTGCGCTGCAGCCATCGATCCGGATCTTCGGCGTGGAACCGGAAGACGGCAACGACACCTATCTTTCGCGCAAGGCTGGAGAACGCGTGAGCATCGCTCAACCGCAAACGATCGCCGACGGACTGCGTTCCACAATGCCGGGAGCGTTGACGTTTCCGGTTGTGGAGCGCGAGGTGGCCGAGATTCTGCTCGTGAGCGATGCGGAGATCCGCGAGGCGATGATGTTCCTGCTCACGCGAATGAAGATCCTCGCCGAGCCCAGCGGCGCGGTGGCCGCGGCGGCGGTGATGGCCGGCAAGGTGGCCGGAAAAGGCCGCGTCGGCGTGGTGATTTCAGGCGGGAATGTCGATCTCGAGGTGCTTTGCGGCGGCGGTTAG
- a CDS encoding Fic family protein — protein sequence MEPTVLGESYRFKNRVADLAIELAQKSAGFKRSLPASIVGTLAGLVRSMNCYYSNLIEGHDTHPIDIERALNNDYSFDLRKRDLQLEARAHISVQQWIDSGGLAGRSPVSAEAIHEIHRRFCELLPDGLLWVEDSSSETRTRVVPGQPRDRDVIVGRHVAISPGAVPRFLERFSLVYGRLGKAESIVAVAAAHHRLLWIHPFLDGNGRVSRLMSHAQLLNLLDTGAVWSVARGLARGVQEYKQLLASCDRTRRNDLDGRGNLSEEALGAFTEFFLKVCIDQVSFMETLMQPSRLRARILQWAEEEARLGGLPPKSGAILEAILYRGELARGDADTLLGTGERQARRIVSALVRKGVLVSESSRAPLRLAFPAALAGRWMPGLFPDKPE from the coding sequence ATGGAGCCGACCGTCTTGGGCGAGAGCTACCGGTTCAAAAACCGCGTTGCCGATCTGGCCATTGAGCTCGCTCAGAAGTCGGCGGGTTTCAAGCGGAGTCTGCCGGCAAGCATCGTTGGCACCCTCGCCGGCCTGGTCCGCTCGATGAACTGCTACTACTCGAACCTGATCGAGGGCCACGACACACACCCGATCGACATCGAAAGAGCCCTCAACAACGACTACAGCTTCGACCTGCGCAAGCGCGACCTGCAACTGGAAGCGCGCGCGCACATCTCAGTCCAGCAGTGGATCGATAGCGGCGGACTCGCCGGCCGGAGTCCGGTGAGCGCCGAAGCCATCCACGAGATTCACCGGCGCTTCTGCGAGTTGCTTCCTGACGGCCTGCTGTGGGTCGAGGATTCCAGCTCCGAAACGCGCACACGAGTCGTCCCCGGCCAACCGCGGGACCGCGACGTGATCGTGGGACGCCACGTCGCAATCAGTCCGGGCGCGGTGCCGAGGTTCCTGGAGCGTTTCTCGCTCGTCTACGGACGGCTCGGCAAAGCCGAGAGCATCGTTGCGGTTGCCGCCGCCCACCACCGCTTGCTGTGGATCCACCCGTTTCTTGACGGCAATGGCCGCGTGTCGCGCCTGATGTCCCATGCCCAGTTGCTGAACCTGCTGGACACCGGAGCCGTTTGGTCAGTGGCGCGCGGACTCGCCCGCGGCGTCCAGGAGTACAAGCAACTGCTCGCGAGTTGCGATCGAACGCGCCGCAACGACCTCGATGGGCGCGGAAACCTGAGCGAAGAAGCGCTCGGCGCATTCACCGAGTTCTTCCTCAAGGTCTGCATCGACCAGGTGAGCTTCATGGAAACACTCATGCAGCCCAGCCGGTTGCGCGCGCGGATCCTGCAGTGGGCCGAAGAGGAAGCACGGTTAGGCGGGCTTCCGCCGAAGTCGGGAGCGATTCTCGAGGCCATCTTGTACCGGGGCGAACTCGCCCGCGGGGATGCGGATACGCTGCTCGGCACCGGCGAGCGTCAGGCGCGGCGGATCGTATCGGCGCTGGTTCGGAAGGGCGTTCTCGTATCGGAGAGCAGCCGCGCCCCGCTGCGGCTCGCTTTTCCGGCGGCGCTCGCGGGGCGGTGGATGCCGGGGTTATTCCCGGACAAGCCCGAGTGA
- a CDS encoding alpha-L-fucosidase yields the protein MKKLCLMAAAAVVLQAQGGYVPTKENIKTREWFQNARFGMFIHWGVYSVLGDGEWVMNNKKIPISEYEPLAAKFNPVKFDAAEWVSLAKAAGMRYITITSKHHDGFAMWGTQQNKWNIVDATPYGKDPLKTLAEECRKQGLKLFFYHSQLDWHHPDYYPRGRTGTASGRPESGDFNRYLDFMDAQLTELLTNYGDVSGIWFDGMWDKPKAEWRLAQTYGLIHKLRPAAMVGSNHHLKPFDGEDFQMFEKDLPGHNTTGFSGESEVGKLPLETCDTINRAWGYNATDTRFKSTGELIRYLVRAAGYGANFLLNIGPRPDGTIQPEFVERLRQIGEWTSKNGESIYGTKGGPVSPRPWGVTTQTADRVYVHVLEWRDELLAIPDLGPVKNARLLGSGAKVDLKKVDGGMLLRLPRRDEVDTIVVVDKAK from the coding sequence ATGAAGAAGCTCTGTCTGATGGCGGCGGCCGCCGTTGTGCTGCAGGCCCAAGGCGGGTACGTCCCCACGAAGGAAAACATCAAGACACGCGAGTGGTTCCAGAACGCCCGCTTTGGAATGTTCATCCATTGGGGCGTCTACAGCGTCCTCGGCGACGGCGAATGGGTGATGAACAACAAGAAGATCCCGATCTCGGAGTATGAACCGCTGGCGGCCAAGTTCAACCCCGTGAAGTTCGACGCGGCCGAGTGGGTGTCGCTGGCCAAGGCGGCCGGCATGCGCTATATCACCATCACCAGCAAGCACCACGACGGATTCGCGATGTGGGGCACCCAACAGAACAAGTGGAACATCGTGGATGCGACGCCTTACGGGAAGGATCCTCTGAAGACGCTCGCCGAGGAGTGCCGCAAGCAGGGGCTGAAGCTGTTCTTCTACCATTCCCAGCTCGACTGGCATCATCCCGACTACTACCCGCGTGGGCGCACCGGAACCGCCTCCGGGCGCCCGGAAAGCGGCGACTTCAATCGGTACCTCGATTTCATGGATGCTCAGTTGACCGAGCTGCTCACCAACTATGGCGACGTCTCGGGCATCTGGTTCGACGGGATGTGGGACAAGCCCAAGGCGGAGTGGAGGCTGGCGCAAACCTACGGGCTGATCCACAAGCTGCGGCCGGCGGCGATGGTGGGCAGCAACCACCACCTGAAGCCGTTCGACGGCGAAGATTTCCAGATGTTCGAGAAAGACCTGCCGGGGCACAACACCACCGGCTTCAGCGGCGAGTCCGAGGTGGGGAAACTGCCTCTCGAGACCTGCGACACGATCAATCGCGCCTGGGGCTACAACGCGACCGACACCCGGTTCAAGTCGACTGGTGAACTGATCCGTTACCTCGTTCGCGCGGCCGGCTACGGAGCGAATTTCCTGCTGAATATCGGGCCGCGGCCCGACGGGACGATCCAGCCGGAGTTCGTCGAACGGCTGCGGCAGATCGGGGAATGGACTTCGAAGAACGGGGAGTCGATCTATGGAACGAAAGGCGGTCCAGTGTCTCCACGCCCTTGGGGAGTGACGACGCAGACGGCCGATCGCGTGTACGTGCACGTGCTTGAATGGCGCGATGAATTGTTGGCGATTCCGGACTTGGGTCCGGTGAAGAACGCGCGGTTGCTCGGGTCGGGAGCGAAGGTGGATTTGAAGAAGGTCGACGGCGGGATGCTGCTCCGCCTGCCGCGGCGCGACGAGGTCGACACGATCGTCGTGGTCGACAAGGCGAAGTAG
- a CDS encoding WbuC family cupin fold metalloprotein: MSSLQLITPALIAEVTGRARQSPRRRMNHNFHTGPTDNPHRFLNVFLRGSYAAPHRHTTPPKAESFLVLEGRMAALLFDDEGNVSARHVLGPREGAWGVDLGPGAWHTVAALSEVAVCYEVKPGPWDPAADKEFAPWAPREGDAKAAAYLDRLIEGL, translated from the coding sequence GTGAGCTCACTGCAATTAATAACGCCGGCGCTGATCGCTGAAGTCACCGGGCGCGCAAGGCAATCGCCGCGCCGGCGCATGAATCACAATTTCCATACCGGTCCCACCGACAACCCACATCGATTCTTGAATGTATTCCTGCGCGGAAGTTACGCCGCGCCGCATCGGCACACAACTCCACCGAAGGCCGAAAGCTTTCTGGTGCTCGAGGGCCGGATGGCGGCGCTGCTCTTCGACGACGAAGGGAACGTGTCGGCGCGGCACGTGCTTGGTCCGCGCGAGGGAGCGTGGGGGGTTGACCTTGGGCCGGGCGCCTGGCACACCGTGGCGGCGCTCTCCGAGGTGGCTGTTTGCTACGAGGTGAAGCCGGGTCCGTGGGATCCGGCGGCGGACAAAGAGTTCGCGCCGTGGGCTCCGCGAGAGGGCGATGCGAAAGCGGCGGCGTATCTCGACAGGCTGATCGAGGGCCTGTAG
- a CDS encoding arylsulfatase produces MTSRRDFLAASLWPALSSAPPPQQPNVILIMTDDQGYGDLACHGNPAIRTPAIDKLHGESVRLTNYHVSPTCAPTRSALLTGRYTNSTGAWHTIMGRSLLHPREVTIADCFRASGYRTGIFGKWHLGDNHPCRPQDRGFDEVLVHGGGGVWQTPDYFGNDYADDTYFHNGRPEKYSGFCTDVWFANATKFIDGARASGKAFFCYIPTNAPHGPMWSPESKAAHYARTKGLREPGFYGMIENIDDNVGRFTQWLERTGLAQNTILIFTTDNGTSSGGNVFNAGMRGVKGSPYEGGHRVPFFIRWPERKLGGGRDIGTLTAHIDVTPTLIDLCGLKRPKGPEMHGRSLRSFLENADATWPDRAVVTDSQRLDNIVKWRQTAVMTDRWRLVNPSPDGNPAKLELYDIRKDPGQQTNVATAEPAAVAKLSAEYDRWWQDVSVHAGEPVRISLGHPAANPVRLTCHDWHGEGSNVTWNQHGIRLAPVANGYWAVDVVRAGRYRIELRRWPQEVDLPINAPYKDPAPNRESAPGKAIRAVKARLSIAGVEQAKDVAATDKAAVFDVELPKGPAELHTWLIEDNGAERGAYFAYVERR; encoded by the coding sequence ATGACATCACGCCGCGACTTCCTGGCCGCGTCGCTATGGCCGGCGCTCTCTTCCGCGCCGCCGCCGCAGCAGCCTAACGTGATCCTCATCATGACCGATGACCAGGGCTACGGCGACCTTGCCTGCCACGGCAATCCGGCCATCCGCACACCGGCCATCGACAAGCTACATGGCGAATCTGTTCGCCTCACCAACTATCACGTAAGCCCCACCTGTGCCCCCACCCGGTCGGCGCTTCTCACGGGACGGTACACGAACTCCACCGGCGCCTGGCACACCATCATGGGCCGCTCCCTCCTCCACCCGCGGGAAGTCACGATCGCCGATTGCTTTCGCGCCTCCGGCTATCGCACCGGCATCTTCGGCAAGTGGCACCTCGGCGACAACCACCCCTGCCGCCCGCAGGATCGCGGCTTCGACGAAGTGCTCGTCCACGGCGGCGGCGGCGTTTGGCAGACGCCAGACTATTTCGGCAACGATTACGCCGACGACACCTACTTCCATAACGGCCGTCCCGAAAAATACTCCGGCTTCTGCACCGACGTCTGGTTCGCAAACGCGACGAAATTCATCGACGGCGCTCGAGCGTCCGGCAAGGCCTTTTTCTGCTACATCCCCACGAACGCTCCCCACGGCCCGATGTGGTCCCCGGAGTCGAAAGCCGCGCACTACGCCCGCACAAAGGGCCTTCGCGAACCGGGATTCTACGGCATGATCGAGAATATCGACGATAACGTCGGCCGCTTCACGCAGTGGCTCGAACGGACCGGCCTCGCGCAGAACACGATTCTCATCTTCACCACCGACAACGGAACATCCTCGGGCGGCAACGTCTTCAACGCGGGGATGCGCGGTGTGAAGGGTTCGCCCTACGAAGGCGGGCATCGCGTGCCGTTTTTTATCCGGTGGCCCGAACGCAAGCTCGGCGGGGGCCGTGACATCGGCACGCTGACCGCGCATATCGACGTCACGCCGACGCTCATCGACCTCTGCGGACTCAAGCGTCCCAAGGGTCCCGAGATGCACGGCCGTTCGCTGCGATCCTTCCTCGAGAATGCCGATGCCACGTGGCCGGACCGCGCTGTCGTCACCGATTCTCAGCGCCTCGACAACATCGTCAAGTGGCGCCAGACCGCCGTCATGACGGATCGCTGGCGTCTCGTCAACCCAAGCCCCGACGGCAACCCGGCCAAGCTCGAGCTCTACGACATCCGCAAGGACCCCGGCCAGCAGACGAACGTCGCAACCGCTGAACCAGCCGCGGTCGCGAAGCTCTCCGCCGAGTACGACCGCTGGTGGCAGGACGTCTCCGTGCACGCCGGCGAGCCCGTGCGCATATCGCTCGGCCACCCCGCCGCCAACCCCGTGCGGCTCACCTGCCACGACTGGCACGGCGAGGGATCGAATGTCACCTGGAACCAGCACGGCATCCGCCTCGCTCCGGTGGCCAACGGATACTGGGCCGTAGACGTCGTGCGCGCCGGCAGGTACCGCATCGAACTGCGCCGTTGGCCCCAAGAAGTCGACCTGCCCATCAACGCCCCGTACAAGGATCCCGCCCCGAACCGCGAGTCCGCGCCCGGCAAGGCGATCCGCGCGGTGAAGGCGAGGCTTTCCATCGCCGGCGTCGAGCAGGCGAAAGATGTCGCGGCCACGGACAAGGCCGCCGTGTTCGACGTCGAGTTGCCGAAAGGCCCGGCCGAGTTGCACACCTGGCTGATTGAAGACAACGGCGCCGAACGCGGCGCTTACTTCGCCTACGTCGAGCGGCGGTAG